The following coding sequences lie in one Methylotenera versatilis 301 genomic window:
- the rpsO gene encoding 30S ribosomal protein S15 yields the protein MATTALDTAKIVKEYQRAPNDTASPEVQVALLTSRITYLTEHFKSNKKDNHSRRGLLALVSQRRSLLDYLKRKDSSRYQTLIERLSLRK from the coding sequence ATGGCAACTACAGCTTTAGATACTGCAAAAATCGTTAAAGAATATCAACGTGCTCCAAATGATACCGCTAGCCCAGAAGTGCAAGTTGCGCTTTTAACTAGCCGCATTACATACTTAACAGAGCATTTTAAATCTAACAAAAAAGATAACCACTCACGTCGCGGTTTGTTGGCTTTAGTAAGTCAACGTCGTAGCTTGTTGGATTATTTAAAACGTAAAGATTCAAGCCGTTATCAAACACTGATTGAGCGTTTGAGCTTACGTAAGTAA
- the truB gene encoding tRNA pseudouridine(55) synthase TruB, whose product MQFKRTKRNVNGVLLLDKPIGFSSNQALQKAKWLYQAAKAGHTGTLDPLATGLLPLCFGEATKFAHYLTDADKTYVATLKLGVTTNTGDAEGEVLTTQAVNVSRAQFEQVCQQFLGEISQVPPMFSALKHEGKAMYEYARAGIEIERKARLITIHHIAVDDFKQDEAVITVTCTKGTYIRTLAEDIGKQLGCGAHLIGLRRTATANYTIAQTITLEQLEAMTLEQREAALLPEDSAVQHLPAITLDNDSVFYLQQGQGVWKSGAVPKGLLRLYSEQQDFLGLGELSSDGKIAPKRLIRHMEN is encoded by the coding sequence TTGCAGTTTAAAAGAACAAAACGAAATGTAAACGGCGTGTTGTTGCTGGATAAGCCAATCGGTTTTTCTAGCAACCAAGCCTTACAAAAAGCCAAGTGGCTATATCAAGCCGCAAAAGCTGGGCACACAGGCACGCTAGATCCATTGGCGACAGGCTTGCTGCCGCTTTGCTTTGGCGAAGCCACAAAATTTGCGCATTACCTCACTGATGCAGATAAAACCTACGTTGCGACTTTAAAGCTAGGTGTTACTACCAATACTGGCGATGCCGAAGGTGAGGTACTGACAACACAAGCTGTGAATGTTAGCCGAGCGCAATTTGAGCAAGTATGCCAACAGTTCCTCGGTGAAATCAGCCAAGTTCCCCCTATGTTTTCTGCCTTAAAGCACGAAGGTAAGGCCATGTATGAATATGCACGGGCTGGCATAGAAATAGAGCGTAAAGCTCGTCTGATTACTATTCATCATATTGCTGTCGACGATTTCAAACAAGATGAAGCCGTTATTACCGTGACTTGTACGAAAGGCACTTATATTCGTACCTTGGCTGAAGACATTGGTAAGCAACTGGGTTGTGGCGCACATTTAATTGGTTTGCGCAGAACGGCTACCGCCAACTACACAATAGCGCAAACCATCACGCTAGAACAATTAGAAGCTATGACGTTAGAGCAAAGAGAAGCCGCTTTGCTGCCAGAAGACAGTGCCGTGCAGCATTTGCCAGCGATTACCTTAGATAACGATAGCGTGTTCTATCTGCAGCAAGGTCAGGGCGTGTGGAAGAGCGGTGCAGTGCCTAAAGGATTGCTGCGGCTGTATAGCGAACAGCAAGACTTTTTAGGGCTAGGGGAATTGTCGAGTGATGGAAAAATTGCTCCGAAGCGTTTAATCCGACACATGGAAAATTAA
- the pnp gene encoding polyribonucleotide nucleotidyltransferase produces the protein MFNKVTKSIQYGAHTLTLETGEISRQADAAVMVSYGDTVVLVAVTSKSEVKAGQDFFPLTVDYMEKTYAAGKIPGGFFKREGRPSEKETLTSRLIDRPLRPLFPEAFYNEVQVVATVLSSDPEIDADIPAIIGASAAMSLSGIPFFGPLGAARVGYINDEYVLNPTKAQLEETELDLVVAATETAVMMVESEAKELSEEVMLGAVVFGHEQMQAVIKMIAELAAEAGKDAWDWVAPEPDTALIAKVAELAAADINAAFQIKAKGARSAKLSEITSRVLGELITEETSTAEANKIKGELFNLEAKTVRSQILNGEPRIDGRDTRTVRPISIRTGVLPRTHGSALFTRGETQALVVATLGTGRDEQVIDALQGEFKDRFMLHYNMPPYATGETGRVGTPKRREIGHGRLAKRSLIAALPDQADFDYTMRVVSEITESNGSSSMASVCGGCLALMDAGVPMKSLVAGIAMGLIKEGNRVAVLTDILGDEDHLGDMDFKVAGTEDGITALQMDIKITGITSQIMQVALAQAKEGRAHILGIMKAAMSSANTEMSAFAPRIIVMKINPEKIRDVIGKGGAVIRALTEETGTSIDITEDGTVKIACTSSEQGAEAQRRIAEITAEVEIGNVYEGTVLKLLDFGAIVSLIPGKDGLLHISQIAHQRVNAVSDFLKEGDIVKVKVVEADEKGRVRLSMKALIEAPAAEAKSETEADE, from the coding sequence ATGTTTAATAAAGTAACTAAAAGTATTCAATACGGTGCGCATACGCTCACTCTTGAAACAGGTGAAATCTCACGTCAAGCCGATGCGGCTGTGATGGTGAGCTACGGCGATACAGTGGTATTGGTAGCCGTTACGAGTAAATCAGAAGTAAAAGCAGGCCAAGATTTTTTCCCGTTAACAGTAGATTACATGGAAAAAACTTATGCTGCAGGTAAAATCCCAGGTGGCTTTTTCAAACGTGAAGGCCGTCCTTCAGAAAAAGAAACACTGACAAGCCGTTTAATCGACCGTCCATTACGTCCATTATTCCCAGAAGCGTTTTATAACGAAGTGCAAGTTGTAGCGACAGTGTTGTCATCAGATCCAGAAATCGATGCAGATATTCCAGCAATTATCGGTGCTTCTGCGGCAATGTCATTGTCAGGTATTCCATTCTTCGGCCCACTGGGTGCAGCACGTGTTGGTTATATCAATGACGAATACGTATTGAACCCAACCAAAGCACAATTAGAAGAAACTGAATTAGATTTAGTGGTTGCAGCGACTGAAACAGCCGTAATGATGGTTGAGTCAGAAGCGAAAGAGCTTTCTGAAGAAGTGATGTTGGGCGCTGTGGTGTTCGGTCACGAGCAAATGCAAGCCGTGATTAAAATGATTGCTGAATTAGCTGCTGAAGCGGGTAAAGATGCATGGGACTGGGTTGCTCCAGAGCCAGATACAGCGTTAATCGCAAAAGTAGCTGAATTAGCTGCTGCGGATATTAATGCTGCATTCCAAATCAAGGCAAAAGGCGCACGTTCAGCTAAATTGTCAGAAATTACTAGCCGCGTATTGGGCGAGTTAATCACTGAAGAAACTTCAACAGCTGAAGCGAATAAAATTAAAGGTGAGTTGTTTAATTTGGAAGCTAAAACAGTCCGTAGCCAAATCTTAAATGGCGAGCCACGTATTGATGGTCGCGATACGCGCACAGTACGTCCAATCAGTATCCGTACAGGCGTATTGCCACGTACACATGGCTCTGCATTATTCACGCGCGGTGAAACGCAAGCTTTGGTGGTTGCAACGCTTGGTACAGGCCGTGACGAGCAAGTGATTGATGCATTGCAAGGCGAGTTTAAAGATCGCTTCATGCTGCATTACAACATGCCTCCGTACGCTACTGGTGAAACAGGCCGTGTGGGTACACCAAAACGTCGCGAAATCGGCCATGGCCGTTTAGCAAAGCGCTCATTAATCGCTGCATTGCCAGATCAAGCAGATTTCGATTACACCATGCGTGTAGTGTCTGAAATTACAGAATCTAACGGTTCAAGCTCAATGGCTTCAGTGTGTGGCGGTTGTTTAGCATTGATGGATGCAGGCGTGCCGATGAAATCACTAGTCGCTGGTATTGCGATGGGCTTGATTAAAGAAGGCAACCGCGTTGCGGTGTTAACGGATATTTTAGGTGACGAAGATCATCTAGGTGATATGGACTTTAAAGTAGCCGGTACAGAAGACGGTATTACAGCGCTGCAAATGGATATCAAAATCACAGGCATCACTTCACAAATTATGCAAGTGGCGTTAGCACAAGCAAAAGAAGGCCGTGCGCACATTTTAGGTATCATGAAAGCTGCAATGAGCAGCGCGAATACTGAAATGTCAGCGTTTGCTCCACGCATTATCGTGATGAAAATCAATCCTGAGAAAATCCGTGATGTGATTGGTAAAGGCGGCGCGGTGATTCGTGCGCTAACTGAAGAAACAGGCACTAGCATTGATATTACTGAAGACGGTACAGTGAAAATTGCTTGTACAAGTTCAGAGCAAGGCGCTGAAGCGCAACGTCGTATTGCTGAGATTACTGCTGAAGTTGAAATCGGTAATGTGTATGAAGGTACTGTGCTTAAATTGCTTGATTTTGGTGCTATCGTGTCGCTAATTCCTGGTAAAGATGGCTTACTGCACATCTCACAAATTGCACATCAACGTGTAAATGCTGTGAGTGACTTCTTAAAAGAAGGCGATATTGTTAAAGTTAAAGTGGTTGAAGCTGATGAAAAAGGCCGCGTGCGTTTAAGCATGAAGGCTTTGATTGAAGCGCCAGCTGCAGAGGCTAAATCTGAGACAGAAGCAGACGAATAA
- the folD gene encoding bifunctional methylenetetrahydrofolate dehydrogenase/methenyltetrahydrofolate cyclohydrolase FolD gives MTAQIIDGKAIAENLLNSIKERINNRLLANKRAPGLAVIVLGADPASSIYVRNKRLACEKVGIRSIAYDLPDSTSEADLLTLIEQLNQDETIDGILVQSPLPPQIKDEHIIERISPNKDVDGFHPYNIGRLAVRQPTLRSCTPFGVIKMLQASNIELMGLDALVVGVSNHVGRPMALELLLAGCTVTSCHRHTKDLAKMVQQADLIVAAAGKPGLIQGAWIKPGAIVIDIGINRLADGSISGDVDFKAAKERAGYISPVPGGVGPMTVATLMENTLLALELNEAKL, from the coding sequence ATGACCGCTCAAATAATTGATGGCAAAGCCATTGCTGAAAATCTTTTAAACTCGATTAAAGAACGTATCAATAATCGCCTACTAGCAAACAAACGTGCGCCCGGTTTAGCCGTGATCGTTCTAGGTGCAGATCCTGCATCCAGCATCTATGTACGTAACAAACGCCTAGCCTGCGAAAAGGTTGGTATTCGCTCTATTGCTTACGATTTACCAGATTCAACTTCTGAAGCTGATCTGCTTACGTTGATTGAGCAATTGAATCAAGATGAGACTATTGATGGCATTCTCGTGCAGTCACCATTACCGCCTCAAATTAAAGATGAACATATCATTGAGCGCATCAGTCCCAATAAAGATGTTGATGGTTTTCATCCCTATAACATTGGGAGGTTGGCGGTTCGCCAGCCCACCTTACGCTCTTGTACGCCTTTTGGCGTCATTAAAATGCTGCAAGCCAGCAATATAGAGCTAATGGGCTTGGATGCGTTAGTTGTAGGCGTATCGAATCATGTAGGTCGCCCAATGGCATTAGAGCTACTACTGGCCGGCTGCACTGTAACCAGTTGTCATCGACATACTAAAGATTTGGCTAAAATGGTTCAGCAAGCCGATTTGATTGTCGCTGCCGCAGGAAAACCTGGGTTGATACAAGGCGCTTGGATTAAGCCTGGCGCTATTGTCATAGACATTGGCATTAACCGACTGGCTGATGGCAGCATCTCTGGCGACGTGGATTTTAAAGCTGCAAAAGAGCGTGCGGGCTATATTTCCCCAGTACCAGGTGGCGTTGGCCCAATGACGGTTGCCACTTTAATGGAAAACACATTATTAGCACTAGAGTTAAATGAAGCAAAACTTTAA
- the rbfA gene encoding 30S ribosome-binding factor RbfA, which produces MAKDFSRSHRVAEQMQRELADLLQFEVKDPRVKMVTITAVEVTGDMAHAKIFYSASKASDSLQQGLEKSAGFLRTQVAKRMLLRTVPQLHFVYDASIDNGMMMSKLIDEALATNPDNVPEKDKK; this is translated from the coding sequence ATGGCTAAGGATTTCTCAAGAAGCCACCGAGTTGCAGAGCAAATGCAGCGTGAACTCGCTGACTTGCTGCAATTTGAAGTAAAAGATCCGCGTGTGAAAATGGTGACCATCACTGCTGTTGAGGTGACTGGTGATATGGCGCACGCGAAGATTTTTTACAGTGCTAGTAAAGCCAGTGATAGCTTGCAGCAAGGTCTAGAAAAGTCAGCGGGCTTTCTCAGAACGCAGGTGGCTAAACGCATGCTGCTTCGTACGGTTCCGCAACTGCATTTTGTCTATGATGCTTCAATTGATAACGGCATGATGATGTCAAAATTGATTGATGAAGCGCTTGCGACCAATCCAGATAACGTCCCAGAAAAAGACAAAAAATAA
- the dksA gene encoding RNA polymerase-binding protein DksA — MAEVITKHFTPYQPKADEQYMSKPQLNHFRKILNDWKAELSQELDRTVHTMQDEVTMFADPNDRASQESDMTLELRNRDRERKLIKKIDETLRNIDSDEYGYCEGCGIEIGLKRLEARPTATLCIDCKTLDEMREKQVAK; from the coding sequence ATGGCAGAAGTTATTACTAAACATTTCACCCCTTACCAGCCAAAGGCTGACGAGCAGTATATGAGCAAACCACAGCTCAATCACTTTCGTAAGATTTTGAACGACTGGAAAGCAGAACTAAGCCAAGAACTTGATCGCACCGTACATACGATGCAAGATGAAGTTACGATGTTTGCGGACCCAAACGACCGCGCAAGCCAAGAGTCAGACATGACTTTAGAATTGCGTAACCGCGACCGTGAACGTAAGCTTATCAAGAAAATTGATGAGACTTTACGCAATATTGATAGCGACGAATATGGCTATTGCGAAGGCTGTGGTATCGAGATTGGTCTAAAACGCCTAGAAGCGCGCCCAACTGCGACACTTTGCATTGATTGCAAAACACTAGATGAAATGCGTGAGAAACAAGTGGCCAAATAA
- the infB gene encoding translation initiation factor IF-2, with protein MAQTTVEQFAGELKLPTALLLEQLNSAGVKKSAAEDYLSEDDKTALLDHLRKEHGTLAPKNKITLTRKSSTEIKKTDNTGKARTIQVEVRKKRVIEQHDEADLTAHTEEVVAEEQAPEAAVEEIAPVEVVEVPVVEEVVGPVVEVIVEEVIVAEVAPEPAPVIEKPVVAEPVIKTISRKDLLGADEIALRENEARRHSALAAIQAEDKRKKAEMAQRRLDEEARKLAEAEAAKVKAAKLSEGTLHKPVAKEGVAKPAVAKEAKKGKGNNKEWTDAENKKRGLKTRGDVTAGKPGWRAPKGKSRHQDDDTQHGFTAPTEAIIYEVLVPETITVAELAHKMAVKSGEVIKTLMGMGMMVTINQVLDQETAIIIVEEMGHKAAAAAPNDPDAFVEEAEHATAIMETRPPVVTVMGHVDHGKTSLLDYIRRSRVASGEAGGITQHIGAYHVETPRGMVTFLDTPGHEAFTAMRARGAKATDVVILVVSADDGVMPQTIEAIHHAKAAGVPLVVAINKIDKPGAEPERVKMELVAQEVVPEDFGGEVMFREVSAKTGKGIDELLEAVLLQAEVLELQAPKNTPAKGLVIEGRLDKGRGSVATILVTSGTLRRGDMVLAGTTFGKVRAMLDESGNDIQEAGPSMPVEIQGLSDVPSAGEEMIVLNDERKAREIANFRQGKFRDVKLAKQQAAKLENMFEQMGDGNMQTLGLIIKSDVQGSYEALATSLQKLSTSEVRVNIIHTGVGAISESDVNLAAASKAVLIGFNVRADSGARKLIETLGIDVRYYNIIYEAVDEIKAALGGMLAPEQRESMIGTVEIREVFRISKVGAIAGCYVQDGMIKRTSRVRVLRNNVIIHTGELDSLKRFKDDVKEVKNNFECGLSLKNFNDIEVGDILEVYEIVEVARTL; from the coding sequence ATGGCACAAACAACCGTAGAACAATTTGCTGGCGAATTAAAGCTGCCAACAGCGTTGTTATTAGAACAGCTCAATAGCGCAGGCGTAAAGAAATCAGCCGCTGAAGATTATCTAAGTGAAGATGATAAAACAGCGCTGCTGGATCACCTGCGTAAAGAGCACGGTACGCTTGCGCCGAAAAACAAAATTACTTTAACGCGTAAATCCAGTACAGAGATCAAGAAAACGGATAACACAGGTAAAGCGCGCACGATTCAAGTTGAAGTGCGTAAAAAACGTGTGATTGAACAACACGATGAGGCCGATTTAACTGCGCATACAGAAGAAGTTGTCGCCGAAGAGCAAGCGCCTGAAGCGGCGGTTGAAGAGATTGCGCCTGTTGAGGTTGTTGAGGTGCCTGTTGTTGAAGAAGTTGTGGGACCAGTTGTTGAAGTGATTGTGGAAGAAGTCATTGTTGCTGAAGTTGCTCCAGAGCCTGCACCTGTGATCGAAAAACCAGTTGTTGCAGAACCCGTAATTAAGACTATCAGTCGTAAAGACTTGTTGGGCGCAGATGAAATTGCCTTGCGTGAAAATGAAGCGCGACGTCATTCAGCATTAGCTGCTATTCAAGCAGAAGATAAACGCAAAAAAGCAGAAATGGCGCAACGTCGCTTAGATGAAGAAGCTAGAAAACTAGCTGAGGCCGAAGCAGCTAAAGTAAAAGCTGCAAAACTATCTGAAGGTACATTGCATAAGCCTGTCGCTAAAGAGGGCGTAGCTAAGCCAGCAGTAGCGAAAGAGGCGAAAAAAGGTAAGGGCAATAATAAAGAGTGGACAGACGCTGAGAATAAAAAACGCGGCTTGAAAACGCGCGGTGATGTTACTGCTGGTAAACCAGGCTGGCGTGCGCCTAAAGGCAAAAGTCGTCATCAGGATGATGATACGCAACACGGATTTACAGCGCCAACAGAAGCGATTATCTATGAAGTGTTAGTGCCAGAAACCATTACGGTCGCTGAATTGGCGCACAAAATGGCAGTTAAATCAGGCGAAGTGATTAAAACGCTGATGGGCATGGGCATGATGGTGACGATTAACCAAGTGCTAGACCAAGAAACTGCAATTATTATTGTAGAAGAAATGGGCCATAAAGCTGCTGCTGCTGCACCAAACGACCCAGATGCTTTTGTTGAAGAGGCAGAGCACGCCACTGCAATTATGGAAACACGTCCACCAGTAGTGACTGTGATGGGTCACGTAGACCATGGTAAAACTTCATTGCTAGATTACATTCGTCGTAGCCGTGTCGCTTCAGGTGAGGCGGGTGGTATTACGCAACATATTGGTGCTTATCACGTTGAAACGCCGCGCGGTATGGTGACTTTCTTAGACACGCCAGGCCATGAAGCGTTTACGGCTATGCGGGCTCGCGGTGCAAAAGCGACCGATGTGGTGATTCTAGTCGTTTCTGCGGATGATGGCGTGATGCCACAAACCATAGAAGCGATTCACCATGCCAAAGCGGCTGGCGTACCTTTAGTTGTTGCGATCAACAAAATTGATAAGCCTGGTGCAGAACCAGAGCGCGTAAAAATGGAATTAGTTGCGCAAGAAGTGGTACCAGAAGATTTTGGTGGCGAAGTCATGTTTAGAGAAGTTTCGGCAAAAACAGGTAAGGGTATTGATGAACTGTTAGAAGCGGTACTTCTTCAGGCGGAAGTTTTAGAGCTGCAAGCACCTAAAAATACGCCGGCTAAAGGCTTGGTGATTGAAGGTCGTCTAGATAAAGGCCGCGGTTCAGTCGCGACTATCTTGGTAACATCAGGTACGCTTAGACGTGGTGATATGGTGTTAGCTGGTACTACGTTTGGTAAAGTACGTGCGATGTTGGATGAGTCAGGCAATGACATTCAAGAAGCTGGTCCATCAATGCCAGTGGAAATTCAAGGTTTGTCAGATGTACCGAGCGCTGGTGAAGAAATGATTGTGCTTAACGATGAGCGCAAAGCACGTGAAATCGCAAACTTCCGTCAAGGTAAATTCCGTGATGTGAAATTAGCTAAACAACAAGCGGCTAAACTCGAAAATATGTTCGAGCAAATGGGCGATGGCAACATGCAAACGCTGGGCTTGATTATTAAATCTGACGTACAAGGTTCATACGAAGCGTTGGCAACAAGTTTACAAAAACTTTCAACTTCTGAAGTACGTGTAAATATCATTCACACTGGCGTAGGTGCCATTAGCGAGTCAGATGTTAACTTGGCTGCAGCATCAAAAGCGGTATTGATTGGCTTTAACGTGCGCGCAGACTCAGGTGCACGTAAATTGATAGAAACGCTAGGTATAGATGTGCGTTACTACAATATTATTTACGAGGCAGTGGACGAGATTAAAGCCGCTCTAGGTGGCATGTTAGCGCCAGAGCAAAGAGAAAGCATGATTGGTACTGTAGAGATTCGTGAAGTGTTCCGCATCTCTAAAGTCGGCGCGATTGCTGGTTGTTACGTGCAAGATGGTATGATTAAACGTACATCAAGAGTGCGAGTGTTACGTAATAACGTGATTATTCATACTGGCGAGTTAGACTCACTTAAACGCTTTAAAGACGACGTTAAAGAAGTTAAAAACAACTTTGAGTGCGGTCTGTCATTGAAGAACTTTAATGATATTGAAGTTGGCGATATCTTAGAAGTGTATGAAATCGTTGAAGTGGCTAGAACGCTATAA